A genomic window from Anthocerotibacter panamensis C109 includes:
- a CDS encoding PHP domain-containing protein — MNGVRLVGLHNHTTASDGYFTPQVLIDQALKQGYETLAITDHNTVHGWMDLDLPPTVLGGIEVSGVCQRTNTEVHLLGYGLKLTPELLTYSQQFADFYAQAWQETLHHLGAPDAPTAPHERPRTIEALVQKGIPAQSIVAEWCRTQSILRNLDMAPPFLEYLEAIAMLHRAGAIVSVAHPQRYPQAMSEELLHSVDAIEVYHPSHPPHVARFWRDTAVRLDKGVTGGHDFHGWSEPARLPLPLRLADDRFITLAED, encoded by the coding sequence ATGAACGGTGTCCGGCTCGTTGGTTTGCACAACCACACCACAGCTAGCGATGGCTACTTTACGCCCCAAGTGCTGATAGACCAAGCCCTCAAGCAGGGCTACGAGACCCTCGCTATCACGGACCACAACACAGTCCACGGCTGGATGGACTTGGATCTACCCCCAACGGTGCTCGGGGGAATTGAAGTTTCTGGAGTCTGTCAGCGCACGAACACCGAAGTCCACCTGCTGGGTTATGGCCTGAAGCTCACCCCAGAGTTGTTGACCTATTCTCAGCAGTTTGCTGACTTTTACGCACAGGCTTGGCAGGAGACGCTGCATCATCTGGGTGCACCGGATGCCCCCACGGCACCCCACGAGCGGCCCCGGACGATAGAAGCCCTAGTCCAAAAGGGAATCCCCGCCCAGAGCATTGTCGCCGAATGGTGCCGCACCCAAAGCATCCTACGCAATCTAGACATGGCCCCGCCTTTTCTTGAATATCTGGAAGCCATTGCCATGCTGCACCGAGCTGGGGCCATCGTCTCCGTCGCCCACCCCCAGCGCTACCCTCAGGCGATGAGCGAAGAACTGCTCCATAGTGTCGATGCTATTGAGGTCTACCACCCTTCTCACCCGCCCCATGTCGCCCGCTTCTGGCGCGATACGGCAGTGCGCCTCGACAAAGGCGTAACCGGCGGTCATGATTTCCATGGGTGGAGCGAGCCTGCTCGCCTGCCCCTGCCCCTCAGACTCGCAGACGACCGCTTCATCACCCTTGCAGAGGACTGA
- a CDS encoding nucleotidyl transferase family protein — MAPDIALYGLSADPPHRGHAQVMALLAQHFSQVWVWAVDNPLKRQGMAPLMARQQMVALTVSHLGLDNLHHRPEFTSPWTAESVAIIHFLCPQYRLWVALGSDALQQVPEWLAVELLIARSHGFVEVTRAGKSTGLTRLLGLPVRSLEADIPPYASHTLRAQLARTEGPEALLPEVYTYIRSQGLYTDQGAEERLQMPGQPASLEAQ, encoded by the coding sequence ATGGCTCCTGACATTGCGCTCTATGGCCTCAGTGCTGACCCGCCCCATCGGGGACACGCTCAGGTTATGGCCCTCCTCGCCCAACACTTCTCGCAAGTCTGGGTCTGGGCTGTTGACAATCCACTCAAGCGCCAGGGTATGGCTCCTCTTATGGCCCGTCAGCAGATGGTGGCCTTGACAGTGTCCCACCTAGGACTGGACAATCTCCACCACCGCCCGGAATTTACCAGCCCCTGGACCGCAGAGAGTGTCGCCATCATTCATTTCCTCTGCCCGCAGTACCGCCTGTGGGTCGCTCTTGGCAGTGATGCGCTTCAACAGGTCCCTGAGTGGTTGGCTGTCGAGCTACTTATTGCCCGTAGCCACGGGTTTGTCGAGGTGACCCGAGCCGGCAAGAGTACGGGCTTGACCCGGCTATTGGGGCTGCCCGTTCGCTCTCTAGAGGCAGACATCCCCCCCTACGCAAGCCATACCCTCCGCGCTCAATTGGCCCGCACAGAGGGGCCTGAAGCACTTCTGCCAGAAGTCTACACCTACATCCGTAGCCAGGGACTCTATACTGACCAGGGAGCAGAGGAGCGGCTGCAAATGCCAGGTCAACCTGCTAGCTTAGAGGCACAATGA
- the pdxA gene encoding 4-hydroxythreonine-4-phosphate dehydrogenase PdxA: protein MRPLALTLGDPAGIGPEVVLKALAHGDWSRRCWIIGNRQVLQDTYEHLKEQTPLADPAQLLILDLPTVSFVSGQHQPASGDASFRYLQAALALTRAGETRAIVTAPISKSAWHMAGHCYPGQTEVLAGDHSDYGMFFVARSPYTGWCWRMLLATTHIPLAQVPVVLNAPLVRRKLDLLVRTLKQTFGLSAPHLSVPGLNPHSGEDGQLGTEERDWLRPLLREYPQVKGPVPPDTLWVSAGQAWLDPRARAPDGYLALYHDQGLIPLKMLAFDQAVNMTVGLPFLRTSPDHGTAFDIVGQGIAREASLLEALHWADVLTTGS, encoded by the coding sequence GTGCGTCCCTTGGCCCTCACCCTGGGCGACCCAGCAGGTATCGGCCCGGAGGTGGTGCTTAAGGCTTTGGCGCACGGGGATTGGTCCCGGCGCTGTTGGATTATCGGCAACCGTCAGGTCCTCCAGGACACCTACGAGCACTTAAAAGAACAGACGCCCTTGGCAGATCCCGCACAACTGCTGATCCTTGACCTGCCTACGGTCTCTTTTGTCTCGGGTCAGCATCAGCCCGCTAGCGGTGATGCCAGTTTTCGCTATCTACAGGCGGCTCTTGCCTTGACCCGAGCTGGGGAGACGCGGGCCATTGTGACAGCACCGATTTCCAAGAGCGCATGGCACATGGCGGGGCACTGCTACCCCGGACAGACCGAAGTTTTGGCAGGGGATCACTCCGACTACGGCATGTTTTTTGTAGCGCGCTCCCCGTATACAGGCTGGTGTTGGCGGATGCTCCTTGCCACTACGCATATTCCCCTAGCGCAAGTGCCGGTTGTGTTGAATGCTCCTTTGGTACGGCGCAAACTGGATCTGCTGGTGCGGACCCTCAAGCAAACTTTTGGCCTGAGTGCTCCTCATTTGAGCGTGCCCGGTCTCAATCCTCACAGTGGCGAGGACGGGCAATTGGGGACTGAGGAACGCGATTGGTTGCGTCCGCTGTTGCGTGAATATCCTCAGGTCAAGGGCCCTGTCCCCCCGGATACGCTTTGGGTTTCAGCGGGGCAGGCGTGGCTTGACCCCCGGGCTCGTGCCCCGGATGGCTATCTGGCGCTCTACCACGATCAGGGCTTGATCCCTTTGAAAATGCTTGCATTTGACCAAGCAGTGAATATGACGGTGGGTCTGCCTTTTCTCAGGACTTCGCCGGACCACGGGACGGCTTTTGATATCGTCGGTCAGGGTATCGCCCGAGAAGCGAGCTTGCTAGAAGCCCTGCACTGGGCGGATGTACTCACGACGGGGTCCTAG
- a CDS encoding translocation/assembly module TamB domain-containing protein, translated as MQQLQKVWLRTTAGLLGAGLTLTVVGITAFDRLTREWIATHLIPQIEQELTKSLKHKVTLGDLEVLLPWEVRLGHTKIEGLGEMAGVGIGFSPWDLPATRPIPLRLHLKAPDLLLGQKQDGRWEVADLWDQPPQPEPPPVVVEYLAFEEGRVLVRPRASRAFTLTQVKGALKGTGELFRAEGRLEQAPWSARGEIQGTKRTVRLAVEHLPFQEPFALLNLKETFRPGGKVTGQVQLTWNGKPIPRWDGELRLEGGTAQISGLGHPLTALSGRLVFRGQEIRSPRLTGRYGALDFSTQGNFEDLQRLNLAIHADRASFAQLQKTFGVGLPVPVQGAVQFGARLAGPLSQLVLAGAFASLEKGTIDQIPLERYQGRVRLQVNRGLLDFPEIHASILGGAVAAQGRVELGRQTLSFTGKGLDLKGAQAWAIYGGPSTQKIGVLKADFLVQGPVQAPTATIDWRLAGGDWPGAGRLVAQDNQYALSETTFSKWGGQLQVSATMVQNSWKARIDPVDVQLEQLFPTARVGLAPLRGPVAGTIQTTGQWGRFALSQIRAQGNVSLPRGFGLVAEPITNAFTWDSRQVRLDHPAPTPVQVQGTVEVRDDLTVPVWNLRVMTHSLALGRLKDLGLPLPVAGQADLVGQLTGSPRAPEFESRGAVHNLRLAQVAFPDLQGLLHYRSDMTTLDFAGRASRIAVDLSHNQPNRLALRRGTTVLTGIRQGDALVGTLADLPAQEVLVGIGAALPPGLVGGRLGGDYRLSLTGPRQFQGQIALTQGRWGSIPLTQAQADLTYHDERLSFAQGTAILALPGTPASHYRFSGSLDTTSQDLQAKLATTDGTLESVAGALGLKTLGDLPQVWAQSLIPKDLGRANQVSPTAQTVQGDLKTRLRVFEEFLEVYGANRRPRNPRTPRFSGQFQGQVTLTGKLTHPQIDFELDGQSWRLGQNQVQTLQTRGSYHDQALQLDQLVFQLPGPNAGSGSFEGVLGAQGQHGTLMVKNFPAQNLQSFVPPYFQVQGDLSLKATLSGPRTNPTLRGEFEITNGSLNQAPLKQARGGIGYREGRLSLLDVRVATGEEPAYINGSFPFPVLDIVPQDKRVRMQLAVKDKALGLMNLFTDQIQWQGGSGVLDAQIGGRSNALTIQGTLQVQKTRLNLSGFAEPLTDIAARITFLKDRAKVEEFTGQLGGGKVTVAPGLIALTGQTTDPVVPLAVDLERLKINLPPLYEGDAQGRLLVSGTVLNPTFGGRVILENGRFGLPERGSKPTQNLPSPPRATVALKRIDAPALKDLQVVLGDRVTLVQAPFLRVDTRGELVLKGTLDNIQPEGEVQLVRGRLELFSTAFFLDNSWPNSARFRPSLGLDPELNLRADARATEVSIFGTTLANPAGFSGARTSFTAAPGTQQLVRISARVSGRSSKPEVDLRSSPPRSQDEIVTLLGGGSAESLLLGTGASFVSSPLFNRLEEFFLENVGLDEFRISPTTRLIPGTAGAFALGVGLEVGKDITRELSLSLSQNLTDPSQLSRLSLRYRVNDAIQLRLSTDFSSDVSFSVEYETRF; from the coding sequence TTGCAGCAACTCCAGAAAGTATGGTTGCGGACAACGGCAGGGCTGTTGGGTGCGGGGTTGACCCTCACGGTAGTGGGCATCACAGCCTTTGACCGCCTGACTCGGGAGTGGATTGCAACCCATCTCATCCCGCAAATCGAACAGGAATTGACCAAAAGCCTGAAGCACAAAGTCACCCTCGGGGATCTGGAAGTTCTCCTGCCCTGGGAGGTGCGTCTGGGTCACACCAAAATCGAGGGCTTAGGGGAGATGGCTGGGGTGGGCATTGGCTTTAGCCCTTGGGACCTCCCGGCGACGCGGCCTATCCCGCTGCGGCTCCATCTGAAGGCCCCGGACCTCTTGCTCGGCCAAAAACAGGACGGGCGCTGGGAGGTGGCGGACCTATGGGACCAACCGCCCCAACCAGAACCGCCCCCGGTGGTAGTGGAGTACCTTGCTTTCGAGGAGGGCCGGGTCTTGGTCCGCCCACGGGCTTCTCGGGCATTCACGCTCACTCAGGTCAAAGGGGCACTGAAGGGCACAGGTGAACTATTCCGGGCTGAGGGGCGTCTGGAGCAGGCTCCTTGGTCGGCCCGAGGCGAGATCCAGGGCACCAAGCGTACGGTCCGTCTGGCGGTGGAGCACCTCCCATTCCAGGAACCCTTCGCCCTGCTCAACCTCAAGGAGACCTTTCGGCCTGGGGGGAAGGTCACCGGCCAAGTCCAGCTCACCTGGAATGGCAAGCCGATCCCGCGCTGGGATGGGGAGTTGCGCCTGGAAGGGGGGACGGCTCAGATCTCTGGCTTGGGACATCCACTCACCGCACTCAGCGGGCGGTTGGTTTTTCGGGGACAGGAGATCCGCTCACCCCGGCTCACAGGGCGCTATGGAGCACTGGACTTCAGCACCCAGGGCAATTTCGAGGACCTCCAGCGGCTGAACCTCGCCATCCATGCTGACCGGGCGAGTTTTGCCCAACTCCAGAAGACTTTTGGCGTGGGGCTTCCGGTTCCGGTCCAGGGCGCGGTGCAGTTCGGGGCAAGGCTGGCGGGTCCGCTCTCGCAATTGGTCCTAGCAGGGGCTTTTGCGTCTCTAGAAAAAGGGACCATAGACCAGATCCCCCTAGAGCGCTACCAGGGACGGGTACGCCTACAGGTCAATCGCGGGCTCCTCGACTTCCCTGAAATTCACGCCTCGATCCTCGGGGGTGCGGTCGCGGCTCAAGGCCGCGTGGAGTTGGGCCGACAGACCTTAAGCTTTACAGGGAAGGGGCTGGACCTCAAGGGCGCCCAGGCTTGGGCAATCTATGGGGGGCCATCTACGCAGAAGATAGGGGTGCTAAAGGCGGATTTTTTGGTCCAAGGGCCCGTTCAGGCTCCGACGGCAACCATAGACTGGCGACTGGCGGGGGGGGATTGGCCGGGGGCGGGGCGGCTGGTGGCCCAGGATAACCAGTATGCCCTCAGTGAGACCACCTTCAGCAAGTGGGGCGGTCAACTCCAGGTCAGCGCCACGATGGTCCAAAATAGCTGGAAAGCCCGCATCGACCCGGTGGACGTGCAGCTAGAACAACTATTTCCCACCGCGCGGGTGGGTCTGGCTCCCTTGCGTGGACCCGTCGCCGGTACCATCCAGACGACGGGTCAGTGGGGACGTTTTGCCTTGAGTCAGATCCGCGCTCAGGGGAACGTCAGCCTCCCCCGTGGATTTGGCCTGGTGGCAGAACCTATCACCAACGCCTTCACCTGGGATAGCCGACAGGTGCGCCTTGATCACCCCGCACCCACGCCCGTCCAAGTGCAAGGAACCGTGGAAGTCCGCGATGACCTGACGGTGCCCGTCTGGAACCTGCGGGTCATGACCCACAGCCTCGCCCTAGGGCGGCTGAAGGACTTGGGTCTACCACTTCCGGTCGCGGGGCAGGCGGATTTGGTGGGCCAGCTTACGGGTAGCCCGCGTGCGCCTGAGTTTGAGAGTCGGGGTGCGGTGCATAACCTGCGCCTCGCCCAGGTAGCTTTCCCGGATCTCCAAGGACTCTTGCACTACCGCTCGGACATGACGACCCTCGACTTTGCAGGGCGGGCCAGCCGGATAGCCGTAGATCTCAGCCACAATCAGCCCAACCGTCTCGCTCTGAGGCGCGGAACTACGGTGTTGACTGGAATACGTCAAGGAGACGCTCTGGTAGGTACGCTTGCTGATTTGCCCGCCCAAGAAGTGCTGGTAGGGATTGGTGCTGCCCTACCGCCGGGGCTGGTGGGAGGCCGTCTAGGGGGTGACTATCGTCTGAGCCTGACCGGGCCGCGCCAGTTTCAGGGCCAGATCGCACTCACTCAGGGGCGTTGGGGCAGTATTCCTCTTACCCAGGCCCAGGCTGACCTGACCTACCACGACGAGCGGCTGAGTTTTGCCCAAGGTACTGCGATCCTCGCCCTACCTGGGACGCCTGCCAGTCACTATAGATTTAGCGGGAGCCTGGATACGACCAGCCAGGATCTGCAAGCCAAACTCGCCACGACGGACGGCACGCTGGAGAGTGTGGCGGGAGCACTGGGGCTCAAGACCTTGGGTGACCTGCCCCAGGTGTGGGCGCAGAGCCTGATTCCGAAGGATTTGGGCCGCGCGAACCAAGTGAGCCCTACCGCCCAGACCGTCCAGGGTGATTTAAAAACGCGCCTGCGGGTCTTCGAGGAGTTTTTGGAGGTCTATGGAGCCAACCGCCGCCCTCGTAATCCCCGTACCCCGCGCTTCAGTGGGCAGTTCCAAGGACAGGTCACCCTGACGGGCAAGCTGACCCACCCTCAGATCGATTTTGAACTGGATGGACAAAGCTGGCGGCTGGGGCAAAATCAGGTACAGACGCTCCAGACTCGGGGCAGCTACCACGATCAAGCGTTACAACTGGACCAGTTGGTATTCCAACTCCCAGGTCCAAACGCGGGATCGGGTTCTTTTGAAGGCGTGTTGGGGGCGCAAGGTCAGCACGGAACTTTGATGGTAAAAAACTTCCCCGCGCAGAACCTCCAGTCTTTTGTACCGCCTTACTTCCAGGTGCAAGGCGACCTCTCCCTAAAGGCTACCTTGAGCGGTCCCCGCACTAACCCCACCCTGCGCGGGGAGTTTGAGATCACCAACGGTTCACTCAATCAGGCTCCGCTCAAGCAAGCTAGAGGCGGCATCGGCTATCGGGAGGGGCGCTTGAGCCTCTTGGATGTGCGCGTGGCGACCGGAGAGGAGCCCGCCTATATCAATGGCAGTTTTCCGTTTCCGGTCCTGGATATCGTGCCCCAGGACAAGCGGGTACGGATGCAGCTTGCAGTCAAGGATAAGGCGTTGGGGCTGATGAATCTGTTCACCGATCAGATTCAGTGGCAGGGGGGGAGCGGGGTTTTGGACGCGCAGATCGGTGGACGGAGCAACGCGCTCACCATCCAAGGGACGCTCCAAGTGCAAAAGACCCGCCTCAATCTCAGCGGATTTGCCGAGCCATTGACCGACATCGCCGCTCGGATCACCTTCTTGAAGGACCGGGCCAAGGTCGAGGAATTTACGGGACAGTTGGGCGGAGGCAAGGTCACAGTCGCCCCCGGTCTGATTGCGCTCACAGGTCAGACGACCGACCCCGTGGTGCCCCTCGCGGTGGACTTGGAGCGGCTAAAAATCAACCTACCACCCCTCTATGAGGGCGATGCCCAAGGCCGTCTGTTGGTGAGCGGGACGGTGCTCAATCCCACCTTTGGGGGCCGGGTAATCTTAGAAAATGGGCGCTTTGGTCTGCCAGAGCGCGGGAGCAAGCCCACCCAAAATCTGCCCAGTCCGCCCCGAGCTACCGTCGCGCTCAAGCGCATCGATGCTCCTGCGCTCAAGGACCTCCAGGTGGTGTTAGGCGACCGGGTTACTCTGGTTCAGGCTCCTTTCTTGCGGGTGGATACCCGAGGGGAGTTGGTCCTCAAGGGCACACTTGACAATATCCAGCCTGAGGGGGAAGTCCAACTGGTGCGCGGTCGCTTGGAGCTTTTCTCCACAGCCTTTTTCCTGGATAACTCTTGGCCTAACAGCGCCCGCTTTCGCCCCAGTCTAGGACTCGATCCCGAACTCAATCTGCGCGCTGATGCCCGCGCTACCGAGGTCAGTATTTTTGGCACCACCCTAGCTAACCCCGCCGGATTTAGCGGAGCACGCACCAGTTTTACCGCCGCGCCAGGGACGCAGCAGTTGGTCCGCATCAGCGCTCGGGTGAGTGGACGCTCGAGCAAACCGGAGGTGGATTTGCGCAGTTCTCCGCCGCGCTCTCAAGATGAGATCGTCACGCTGTTGGGTGGTGGGTCCGCCGAGTCCTTACTTTTGGGCACAGGGGCTTCGTTTGTCAGTAGCCCGCTGTTTAACCGACTGGAGGAATTTTTCCTGGAAAATGTCGGCCTGGATGAATTTCGCATCAGTCCCACAACCCGCCTGATCCCCGGAACCGCTGGGGCTTTTGCCCTGGGGGTGGGCCTGGAGGTGGGCAAGGACATCACACGGGAACTCTCGCTCTCGCTCTCGCAAAACCTCACCGACCCCAGCCAACTTTCGCGCCTGAGCTTACGCTACCGTGTGAATGATGCGATTCAGTTGCGCCTTAGCACGGACTTCTCCAGCGACGTTTCTTTTTCGGTGGAGTACGAGACACGGTTTTAG